A stretch of the Lolium perenne isolate Kyuss_39 chromosome 3, Kyuss_2.0, whole genome shotgun sequence genome encodes the following:
- the LOC127343996 gene encoding butanoate--CoA ligase AAE1, translated as MEGALLCAANHAPLTPISFLERAALVYPDRHAVVYAAGDAPPRTWRETRDRCFRLAAALAGLGVQRRDVVAVFAHNIPAMYELHFAVPMAGAIICALNSRLDAAMASDLLQHSEAKVVFIDAALLGVAQEALHLMSVAGARAPVVVLIRGEVSTSSTTQHDYEDIVSRGGSPEFAVQLPADENEPIALSFTSGTTSRPKGVIYSHRGAYLNSLFSVLLNEMASKPVYLWTVPMFHCNGWCMTWGVAAQGGTNVFLRKVTGAAIFDAICRHGVTHMGGVATVLSMIVNTAPEDRRPLPAGKVSVVTGGAPPPPTVLSGMDELGFLVIHTYGLTETYGAATVCAWMPEWDALPAEEQAEIKARQGLQHLGLEVDVKDPATMRSIPADGKTVGEVMLRGNTVMSGYYKDAPATAKAMAGGWFRSADLAVRNPGDGYLKFQDRSQDVIISGGGEKISTIQVEEALFAHPAVAEAAVVGRPDEHSGETPCAFVVLRRKREVEAEEVMEFCKKKLPRYKAPSTVVVVDELPKTATGKVQKLLLREKARAMGSLSDPPPSPVLEEEHEEAPNKV; from the exons ATGGAAGGCGCCCTGCTCTGTGCCGCCAACCACGCGCCGCTCACGCCCATCTCTTTCCTCGAGCGGGCCGCGCTCGTGTACCCGGACCGCCACGCCGTGGTGTACGCCGCCGGCGACGCGCCGCCCCGGACGTGGAGAGAGACCCGGGACCGCTGCTTCCGCctcgccgccgccctcgccggTCTCGGCGTCCAGCGCCGCGACGTG GTCGCGGTCTTCGCGCATAACATCCCAGCGATGTACGAGCTGCACTTTGCGGTGCCGATGGCCGGCGCCATCATTTGCGCACTCAACTCGCGTCTCGACGCAGCCATGGCCTCCGATCTGCTGCAGCATTCAGAGGCCAAGGTCGTCTTCATCGACGCTGCACTGCTCGGGGTCGCCCAGGAAGCCCTTCACCTCATGTCCGTTGCAGGCGCCAGGGCCCCCGTTGTCGTCCTCATCAGAGGCGAGGTCTCAACGTCGTCGACAACTCAGCACGACTACGAGGACATAGTGAGCAGGGGAGGGTCTCCCGAGTTCGCGGTGCAGTTGCCGGCGGACGAGAACGAGCCGATCGCGCTCAGCTTCACGTCCGGGACGACATCCCGGCCCAAGGGCGTGATCTACAGCCACCGCGGCGCGTACCTCAACAGCCTCTTCAGCGTGCTGCTCAACGAGATGGCGTCCAAGCCGGTATACCTCTGGACGGTGCCCATGTTCCACTGCAACGGCTGGTGCATGACGTGGGGCGTGGCGGCGCAGGGCGGCACCAACGTTTTCCTCCGCAAGGTCACCGGCGCCGCCATCTTCGACGCCATCTGCCGCCATGGCGTCACCCACATGGGCGGCGTGGCCACCGTGCTCTCCATGATCGTCAACACCGCCCCGGAAGATCGGCGGCCGCTGCCGGCAGGAAAGGTGTCCGTTGTGACGGGCGGCGCGCCTCCGCCGCCGACGGTGCTGTCCGGGATGGATGAGCTCGGGTTCCTGGTGATCCACACATACGGCCTCACGGAGACGTATGGCGCGGCGACGGTCTGCGCATGGATGCCCGAGTGGGACGCGCTGCCGGCAGAGGAGCAGGCGGAGATCAAGGCGCGGCAGGGGCTCCAACACTTGGGCCTGGAGGTGGACGTGAAGGACCCGGCGACGATGCGCAGCATCCCGGCTGACGGGAAGACCGTGGGGGAGGTGATGCTCCGGGGCAACACGGTGATGAGCGGGTACTACAAGGACGCGCCCGCCACGGCTAAGGCGATGGCCGGCGGGTGGTTCCGGTCGGCTGACCTTGCGGTGCGAAACCCCGGGGACGGGTACCTGAAGTTCCAGGACCGGTCCCAGGACGTCATCATCTCCGGCGGCGGGGAGAAGATCAGCACGATCCAGGTGGAGGAAGCGTTGTTCGCGCACccggcggtggcggaggcggccgTGGTCGGGCGGCCCGACGAGCATTCGGGTGAGACGCCGTGCGCGTTCGTGGTGCTGAGGAGGAAgagggaggtggaggcggaggaggtGATGGAGTTCTGTAAGAAGAAGCTGCCGCGGTACAAGGCGCCGAGTACGGTGgtggtcgtggatgagctgcccaAGACGGCGACGGGAAAGGTGCAAAAGTTGTTGCTCCGGGAGAAGGCCAGGGCCATGGGCAGCCTCTCCGATCCTCCACCGTCTCCCGTGCTTGAGGAGGAGCATGAAGAAGCACCCAACAAGGTGTAA